In Actinomycetota bacterium, the genomic stretch TGAGCCGCCTCCTACCGGTCACGATCGCGCTCCCCCTGCTGTCGACGGCGCTGACGTTCGTGGGGGGGCGCCCCCTGCGACGGACCCTCTCGTTCGCCACGTCGGGGGCCGTGCTCCTGTTCGGCATCTGGCTCGTGGCGGCGACCAGGGACGGGACGGTCCTGGCCACCCAGGTCGGCGGGTGGCCCGCCCCCTATGCGATACCGCTGGCCGTCGACGCCTTGTCGGCGTTGATGCTGACCGTGAGCGCGTTCATGGTCCTGCTGTGCACGACGTTCGCGGTGTCACGGGGCGAGGACGAGCACCCGCTGTTCCACTCCGTCCTGCTCGGCCTGAGCGCAGGCCTCTACGGCTCCTTCGCGACCGCGGACCTCTTCAACCTCTTCGTGTGCTTCGAGATCATGTTGATCTCGTCGTACGTGCTCATCGTCCTCGGGGGGACCGCCGAGCAGGTGCGCGCGGGCGCCGTCTACGTGACCACCAACATGCTGGCCTCGTTCGTCCTCCTGACCGGGGTGGCTCTCCTGTACGGCGAGGCGGGTTCGGTCAACATCGCCGAGCTCGCGTCGGCCACCCGGTCGACCGGGAGCGTCGCCGTCGCGGCCGGGCTCTTGCTCGCCGCCTTCGCGGTCAAGGCCGCCCTGGTCCCCGTCCACGGCTGGCTCCCGTACTCCTATCCCGCCGCGTCGCCGGCGGTGGCCGCCCTCTTCTCCGGCCTGCTCACCAAGGTCGGCCTCTACGCCATCTACCGCGTCTACGCGACGGTCTTCGCCGGTGAACCCGCCTACCGCACACCCCTGCTCGTGGCGGCCGCACTCTCGATGGTCTTCGGCGTCTTCGGTGCGGTCGGACGCGACGGCATGCGTGAGATCCTCTCCTTCCACATCGTCAGTCAGGTCGGGTACATCCTGGCCGGTGTCGGACTGTTCGGACCGCTAGGGCTCGCGGCGGGGATCTTCTACATGCTTCACCACGTCATCGTGAAGACCGGGCTCTTCCTCACCGCGGGCGCCGTCGAGACGCTCCACGGGACGGGTCTGCTCAGCGAGCTGGGTGGCCTGGCCAGGCGGCGGCCCCTGCTCGCGTCGGCGTTCATGGCGTGCGCGCTGTCGCTGGCCGGGCTCCCGCCCTTCTCCGGGTTCTTCGGCAAGCTCGCCCTCGTGCAGGCCGCGTTCAGCCTCCGAGAGCACTGGATCGCGGCCGTGATGGTCGTGGTGAGCCTCTTCACCCTCCTCTCCATGATCAAGATCTGGACGGGCGTGTTCTGGGGAGAGGACCGCGAACCAGCCCCGATAGCCGGGGGAGCACCGGAGGCGGAGCACGGTTTCGCCACCGGCGGTCGGCGGTCGACGGCCGGGCCGGCGGCCGTGATGGCCCCCGCACTCGTATGCGCGACGAGCACCATCCTCATCGGGCTCGCGGCGGCCGGGCTCTATGCGTTGTCGCTGTCCGCCGCCGAGGCACTCGTTGACACCACGGCCTACGTCGAGGCGGTGCTGGGGCGATGACCCTCCTCCGGCTCCCGATCCGGCTCGTGAAGGCCGTTCCCTTCCTGGTCTGGTTCCTCTGGGAGCTGATCGTCGCCAACGCGATGGTCGCGTGGGAGGTCCTCACTCCCACGCACTACATGCGGCCGGGCATCATCCGGTGTCCGGTGAGCGGCAACGACACGGAGGTGACCCTGCTGGCGAACCTGATCTCCCTCACGCCGGGGACGATCTCGCTCGAGATCGCTGCGGACCGGTCGGCGATCTTCGTGCACGCCCTGCATCTCAGGACCCCGGACCACCTCCGGGAGACGGTCGCGAACTACGAACGAAGGCTCCTGTGGGTGCTGCGATGACGACCGTGGACGTCACCCTCCTGGTCCTCTGCTTCTCGTTCGTGCTGAGCCTGATCAGGGCCGCCCTCGGCCCTACCCTGGCCGACCGGGCGGTGGCGACCGACGTCTGCCTGTTCTGCGTCGTCGGGGCGCTCGCCCTTTTCGGGGTCCGCTCCGGCTCGGCCGTCTACGTGGACACGATGCTCGTCGCGACCCTTCTGGGGTTCATCGCGACCGTCTCCCTGGCCAGGCTGCTGCGCCGGCGGCGTCCGGACGAGGAGGAGGGATGACGGTCGTCGGTGACGTGATGATCGGGCTCGGCGGGCTGCTCATGGTCCTGGCCGGCCTCGGCATCCTCCGGCTCCCGGACGTCTTCTCACGCATGCACGCGGGGACGAAGGCGGCGAGCCTCGGGCTCGCGCTGATCCTCGGAGGCTCCGCGCTGCACATGCAGCAGCTCCCGGCCGTCGTGAAGCTGCTCGCCGCGCTCGTCTTCCAGTTCGTGACCTCGCCGGTGGCCGCGCACGTGATCGGCCGGGGGGCCTACGTCTCCGGGATCCCCCTCTGGGAGGGGACGCTCGTCGACGAGCTCGCCGGCCTCGACCCGGAGGACCCGTCCTCGCCGGAGCCTTCCGACTAGGAGGTCTCCAGGTCGATCAGCGCCTGGCCGCGGTCGACCTGGTCGCCCGGGGCGCACAGGATCTGCGTGACGACCCCGTCCGCCGGCGCGGTGACGGCGTGCTCCATCTTCATCGCCTCCAC encodes the following:
- a CDS encoding monovalent cation/H+ antiporter subunit D family protein — protein: MSRLLPVTIALPLLSTALTFVGGRPLRRTLSFATSGAVLLFGIWLVAATRDGTVLATQVGGWPAPYAIPLAVDALSALMLTVSAFMVLLCTTFAVSRGEDEHPLFHSVLLGLSAGLYGSFATADLFNLFVCFEIMLISSYVLIVLGGTAEQVRAGAVYVTTNMLASFVLLTGVALLYGEAGSVNIAELASATRSTGSVAVAAGLLLAAFAVKAALVPVHGWLPYSYPAASPAVAALFSGLLTKVGLYAIYRVYATVFAGEPAYRTPLLVAAALSMVFGVFGAVGRDGMREILSFHIVSQVGYILAGVGLFGPLGLAAGIFYMLHHVIVKTGLFLTAGAVETLHGTGLLSELGGLARRRPLLASAFMACALSLAGLPPFSGFFGKLALVQAAFSLREHWIAAVMVVVSLFTLLSMIKIWTGVFWGEDREPAPIAGGAPEAEHGFATGGRRSTAGPAAVMAPALVCATSTILIGLAAAGLYALSLSAAEALVDTTAYVEAVLGR
- a CDS encoding monovalent cation/H+ antiporter complex subunit F; this translates as MTTVDVTLLVLCFSFVLSLIRAALGPTLADRAVATDVCLFCVVGALALFGVRSGSAVYVDTMLVATLLGFIATVSLARLLRRRRPDEEEG
- a CDS encoding Na+/H+ antiporter subunit E — its product is MTLLRLPIRLVKAVPFLVWFLWELIVANAMVAWEVLTPTHYMRPGIIRCPVSGNDTEVTLLANLISLTPGTISLEIAADRSAIFVHALHLRTPDHLRETVANYERRLLWVLR
- the mnhG gene encoding monovalent cation/H(+) antiporter subunit G, which translates into the protein MTVVGDVMIGLGGLLMVLAGLGILRLPDVFSRMHAGTKAASLGLALILGGSALHMQQLPAVVKLLAALVFQFVTSPVAAHVIGRGAYVSGIPLWEGTLVDELAGLDPEDPSSPEPSD